In the genome of Bacteroidota bacterium, one region contains:
- a CDS encoding glycosyltransferase encodes MFETANIHPVGIIHTRSAEYADLVARCAFVVLPSSAEGQPGSVVQCMWSGLIPIVTKETGIDTKGIGLTFPDDELSSIEATILEASEKSDQWVGEHSRMTRERAEAEFSVEAFELRWNQLIGEVKEVLRQRRAARV; translated from the coding sequence ATGTTTGAAACAGCGAACATTCATCCGGTCGGCATCATTCATACTCGCAGCGCGGAGTATGCCGACTTGGTGGCGCGCTGTGCATTTGTCGTCCTTCCATCGAGCGCGGAAGGGCAACCCGGGTCTGTTGTTCAATGCATGTGGTCGGGGCTTATCCCGATTGTCACGAAGGAGACAGGCATAGATACGAAGGGAATCGGACTCACGTTTCCAGACGATGAGCTAAGCTCTATTGAGGCAACAATCCTCGAAGCGTCCGAGAAATCCGATCAGTGGGTTGGCGAACACTCAAGGATGACACGTGAGAGAGCGGAAGCAGAGTTCTCGGTCGAGGCCTTCGAATTGAGATGGAATCAACTGATCGGGGAGGTCAAGGAAGTCCTACGCCAACGAAGGGCAGCACGAGTATGA
- a CDS encoding glycosyltransferase family 4 protein: MKVFVDGIVFGRQSVGGISRTWEELLKRFPNYGVEVDVLLPWRKTNQSLQRVLPLLRQQRVRSDFFYWPSRYFERVSLRDRILRCVYLPSDVEIFHSTYFSTVYSTRVKKVVTINDMIPELYQQEYRNEWTRFGIDAKRQVLENADAIVAISESTKTDLLRLYPWISESKVRVIYLAHARIQTDMHFRDVALKRMLSNIEGRYFLFVGTRAGYKNFDILLSLVKSYSFFKGFKFLCVGPRLDEPSRRRIEEEDLSQNFLFLNEVADEELAVLYSRALAFVFPSKHEGFGLPILEAMANGSPVVCSNSSSFPEVGGDAAFYFDPNSVDSLKEALHRALGADRQKMIAAGRRNVQRFSWERAVGEIASLYKELA; the protein is encoded by the coding sequence ATGAAAGTGTTTGTTGACGGAATCGTCTTTGGGCGGCAGTCAGTTGGGGGAATCTCAAGAACGTGGGAAGAGTTGCTCAAGCGATTTCCCAACTACGGTGTGGAAGTCGACGTGCTGTTACCTTGGCGAAAGACAAATCAATCGTTACAACGCGTATTGCCTTTATTGCGACAGCAGCGGGTGCGGAGCGATTTTTTCTATTGGCCATCGCGTTACTTCGAGCGGGTATCGTTGCGTGACCGGATTCTCAGATGTGTTTACCTGCCGTCTGACGTCGAGATCTTTCACTCGACATACTTCTCTACTGTCTACTCGACACGTGTGAAGAAGGTCGTGACCATCAACGATATGATTCCTGAACTGTACCAGCAGGAATACCGGAACGAGTGGACTCGATTTGGGATCGACGCCAAGCGACAAGTGTTGGAGAATGCTGATGCGATTGTAGCGATCTCAGAAAGCACAAAAACCGATCTCCTCAGACTCTATCCTTGGATTAGTGAATCGAAGGTGCGCGTGATCTACCTCGCGCACGCTCGAATTCAGACGGATATGCACTTTCGGGACGTGGCCCTGAAGCGAATGCTTTCTAACATAGAAGGACGGTATTTCCTTTTTGTTGGGACGCGAGCGGGGTACAAAAACTTTGACATACTCCTCTCCCTTGTGAAATCGTATTCATTCTTCAAGGGATTCAAGTTCCTTTGTGTCGGTCCTAGACTTGATGAGCCCTCGCGCAGGCGAATAGAAGAAGAAGACTTGTCTCAAAACTTCCTCTTCCTTAATGAAGTTGCTGATGAGGAACTTGCGGTTCTCTATTCTCGTGCCCTTGCTTTCGTGTTCCCTTCAAAGCATGAAGGCTTTGGACTACCTATCCTGGAAGCGATGGCGAACGGCTCCCCTGTCGTCTGCTCCAATAGCTCATCCTTTCCAGAGGTTGGAGGGGACGCTGCATTCTACTTTGATCCCAATTCAGTGGACTCACTCAAGGAAGCCTTGCACAGAGCGCTGGGTGCAGATCGACAGAAGATGATAGCGGCTGGACGTCGAAACGTTCAGCGCTTTTCTTGGGAGAGAGCCGTTGGTGAGATAGCATCGCTGTACAAAGAATTGGCTTAG
- a CDS encoding O-antigen ligase family protein, whose product MDAFVQPIITTGPWKIAYLSGLLYLAYFTMYRYLDRESSFSVMQQLIYVATAMSVLNLLQVFVPSFEIIAGTRSEVGESFVRYQSVYYHFSVLSILFIVYLLSNMKVDSKGIMSYAIMGSLNFITVIITGYRATLFVLLACLGIYLLRFWSRLHLKAKLVLFVLLLPFLFYIYSYTVERNIETTESDETDTSLVYRLIEAGMGIDKLTIDDSWIWGIGYADGFLNEWGGVVGGQETYFLHNGYLSILYNYGVVGSIAWTLLMLTVLVFIVRYLKRMWRSPIYVLLSLYLVGQFVVNYSSGVFNREPSVTFCFFLALALLEKTVKYSNKEDQWQPVPQNLRRVFA is encoded by the coding sequence ATGGATGCATTCGTTCAGCCAATCATCACGACTGGACCTTGGAAGATTGCTTACTTGTCGGGGTTGCTGTATCTGGCCTATTTCACGATGTATCGCTATCTCGACCGGGAAAGCTCGTTCTCGGTGATGCAACAACTCATTTACGTCGCGACAGCGATGAGCGTCCTGAATCTTCTTCAAGTCTTCGTTCCTTCATTCGAGATCATTGCGGGTACACGATCTGAAGTTGGTGAGTCGTTTGTTCGATACCAGAGCGTGTACTACCACTTCTCTGTTCTCTCGATACTGTTCATCGTGTACCTCCTCTCGAACATGAAGGTCGATTCCAAGGGTATCATGTCGTACGCAATCATGGGATCACTGAATTTCATTACAGTCATAATTACTGGGTACCGCGCCACCCTTTTTGTACTGCTCGCTTGCTTAGGCATCTACCTCTTAAGATTCTGGTCACGATTACATCTTAAGGCCAAGCTTGTTCTGTTTGTGCTATTGCTCCCGTTCCTATTCTACATATACAGCTATACAGTGGAAAGAAATATTGAGACCACTGAGTCCGACGAGACCGATACGAGCCTCGTGTATCGTCTGATTGAGGCTGGGATGGGAATCGACAAGTTAACAATCGATGATAGTTGGATTTGGGGAATTGGCTATGCCGATGGATTTCTGAACGAGTGGGGCGGCGTAGTAGGGGGCCAAGAGACATATTTCCTTCACAACGGCTATTTGAGCATCCTATACAACTATGGGGTCGTTGGTTCGATTGCTTGGACACTTCTTATGCTTACCGTCCTCGTATTCATTGTCCGCTATCTTAAACGCATGTGGCGCAGTCCAATCTATGTACTTCTATCACTCTATCTTGTAGGGCAGTTTGTGGTAAATTACTCAAGCGGAGTGTTCAACCGGGAACCGTCAGTTACGTTTTGCTTTTTCTTGGCGTTGGCACTTCTGGAGAAAACTGTGAAATACAGCAACAAAGAGGATCAATGGCAACCGGTACCACAGAATCTGAGACGAGTTTTCGCATGA
- a CDS encoding glycosyltransferase: MKTPKISIVTPSFNQGQFLESTITSILDQGYPNLEYLIIDGGSTDNSVEIIKKYQKHLAYWVSEKDRGQTDAINKGLRRITGDIWGYLCSDDTYNPGTFERCMREFKTSDADVLYGNCNFVNAEGTITRKKHPPAFTRERLLKGNFLYQPSMFLRRSVLDRFGLFDEALHYSMDYEYWVRISTEVKFAYVDYPFSNYRLHRQSKSMHAVIGMNKEGRQIMKKHGVGIMADFRYYRFNMFGKHYYAFKRRLFDYLAGS, from the coding sequence ATGAAAACGCCCAAGATCTCCATAGTCACCCCGTCGTTCAATCAAGGACAATTTCTCGAAAGCACGATCACGTCGATTCTCGATCAGGGATATCCGAATCTCGAATACCTCATTATCGACGGGGGGTCGACCGATAATTCCGTGGAGATTATCAAGAAGTATCAGAAACACCTCGCGTATTGGGTAAGCGAAAAGGACCGCGGCCAGACAGACGCTATCAACAAGGGCCTGCGACGAATCACGGGCGACATTTGGGGGTATTTGTGTTCGGATGATACATACAATCCGGGAACATTCGAGCGTTGCATGCGTGAATTTAAGACGAGTGATGCAGATGTATTATATGGGAACTGTAATTTTGTCAATGCGGAAGGGACTATTACGCGGAAGAAACACCCTCCGGCATTTACCCGCGAACGCCTTCTCAAAGGGAACTTCCTGTATCAACCGTCCATGTTTCTGCGAAGATCGGTGCTTGACAGGTTTGGGCTATTTGACGAGGCATTGCACTACTCAATGGATTACGAGTATTGGGTTCGCATCTCGACCGAGGTGAAGTTCGCTTATGTGGATTACCCGTTTTCAAACTATCGCTTGCATCGTCAATCCAAATCCATGCATGCTGTTATCGGTATGAACAAGGAGGGGCGGCAGATCATGAAGAAGCATGGCGTGGGAATCATGGCGGATTTTCGATACTACAGATTCAACATGTTCGGGAAACACTACTACGCATTCAAGCGCCGCCTCTTTGACTATTTAGCCGGATCGTGA
- a CDS encoding acyltransferase, which translates to MRAILAYLLRRAGKEASIEEYWTSRDLLAMTFSMALGIVRGTWKSFFFRSSGGLALVKNGAIIKNPSYMTVGRQFIAEEGCEINAHARRGVVFGDRVTVGAYALIRPSNYYGGAVGEGLRVGSNSNIGPYCYIGCSGYIEIGDNVMMGPRVSIFAENHNFARTDVTMKRQGVAAEFVKIEDDCWIASHSVILAGVTIGKGSIVSAGSVVTKDVPPYSIVGGVPAKLLRSRLESVQ; encoded by the coding sequence ATGAGAGCGATACTTGCATATTTGTTAAGACGCGCGGGGAAGGAGGCTTCAATCGAAGAATATTGGACGTCGAGAGATCTTTTGGCTATGACATTCTCCATGGCGCTCGGTATTGTGCGCGGCACATGGAAATCCTTCTTCTTCCGGTCATCCGGCGGTCTCGCCCTGGTGAAGAATGGGGCAATTATTAAAAACCCGTCGTATATGACAGTAGGGCGTCAGTTTATTGCAGAAGAGGGTTGTGAAATCAATGCGCACGCACGACGGGGAGTGGTATTCGGTGATAGAGTCACAGTGGGTGCGTATGCACTCATCCGGCCGTCCAACTACTATGGCGGAGCTGTAGGTGAAGGTTTAAGAGTCGGCAGCAACTCCAATATCGGTCCATACTGCTATATCGGATGTTCAGGTTATATTGAGATTGGCGACAATGTGATGATGGGACCGAGGGTAAGCATCTTCGCGGAGAACCATAATTTCGCCAGGACGGATGTCACGATGAAAAGGCAAGGAGTGGCAGCTGAATTTGTAAAGATTGAAGATGATTGTTGGATTGCTTCACATAGCGTAATCCTCGCAGGCGTGACCATCGGGAAGGGATCGATTGTCTCTGCCGGAAGTGTGGTGACGAAGGATGTTCCGCCGTATTCTATTGTCGGCGGTGTACCTGCAAAACTCCTCCGTTCACGCTTGGAGTCTGTGCAATGA
- a CDS encoding DUF362 domain-containing protein has product MTGIVITKRDLRNALPHAIRDALPEGNFRRVFLKPNWVKHQEHDAFPISALVTDSALIEGTIDACVEKYRNAESIIVGDVPLQSCDFELLKKQSGVNRLIEKYRTRRKPSVHFLDLRRERWRVVEGFMQLESDVAGDPLGYVEVTLNEQSMLEEVSHNAANFRVSDYDPKETTSVHRKGMHSYVIARSVLNADLFINMPKMKTHQKGGITGALKNLVGINGSKAHLVHHQRGTPKQGGDEFSDDVDRMFIWQARLKEKTQKRSKALFIPLKAGWEAVKRAKGISTTGTRENLTGNFYVGAGSWHGNDSIWRMVYDLNMILPYASEEGGILRSQRQRECLSIADGIIAGEGNGPLQPLPVETGIVAISKNPFLIDFAMAKMMGFDFRKIRMLANYKRFPATELVDFEPASFATEIDGVRVCSGVDAIPVLHPFIPPPGWKGRIELESAGVMQ; this is encoded by the coding sequence ATGACGGGCATCGTCATCACGAAACGGGACTTGAGGAATGCTCTACCACATGCTATCCGTGACGCTCTTCCCGAAGGAAATTTTCGTCGTGTGTTTCTCAAGCCAAACTGGGTCAAACATCAGGAACATGACGCATTCCCGATTTCCGCTCTCGTTACGGACAGTGCTCTTATTGAAGGAACCATAGACGCTTGCGTGGAAAAATACCGGAATGCGGAATCGATTATCGTCGGCGATGTCCCTCTGCAGAGCTGCGACTTCGAGCTGCTGAAAAAGCAATCAGGAGTGAACCGCCTGATTGAGAAGTATCGTACGCGGCGGAAGCCTTCGGTTCATTTTCTTGATTTGCGTCGTGAACGCTGGAGGGTTGTCGAAGGTTTCATGCAGTTGGAGAGCGATGTTGCGGGAGATCCGCTCGGCTATGTTGAGGTGACGCTGAACGAACAGAGCATGCTGGAAGAGGTCAGTCACAACGCAGCCAACTTCCGTGTTTCGGATTACGACCCGAAGGAAACGACAAGCGTTCATCGCAAAGGAATGCACAGCTATGTAATAGCCCGGTCTGTTTTGAACGCCGATCTGTTCATCAACATGCCGAAGATGAAGACACACCAGAAGGGGGGCATTACGGGGGCTCTGAAGAATCTCGTGGGCATCAACGGCTCGAAAGCCCACTTGGTGCACCATCAACGGGGAACCCCGAAGCAAGGCGGTGATGAGTTTTCCGATGATGTCGATCGTATGTTCATCTGGCAGGCAAGGCTCAAGGAAAAAACCCAGAAACGATCCAAGGCATTGTTCATTCCGCTTAAGGCGGGATGGGAAGCCGTGAAGCGCGCAAAAGGCATTTCAACGACAGGCACGCGTGAGAATCTGACCGGTAACTTCTATGTCGGGGCCGGTTCATGGCACGGCAATGATTCCATCTGGCGAATGGTGTATGATCTCAATATGATCCTTCCGTATGCTTCGGAGGAGGGAGGCATACTTCGGAGCCAACGGCAACGTGAATGCCTTAGCATTGCGGACGGAATCATCGCGGGGGAGGGAAACGGCCCGTTGCAACCGCTTCCTGTTGAAACGGGGATTGTTGCCATCTCGAAGAATCCGTTTCTGATTGACTTTGCAATGGCGAAGATGATGGGTTTTGACTTCCGAAAAATCAGGATGCTCGCCAACTATAAACGCTTTCCAGCGACCGAACTGGTTGACTTTGAGCCCGCGTCATTCGCCACCGAAATCGACGGTGTGCGTGTCTGTTCAGGTGTGGACGCCATCCCAGTTCTCCATCCGTTCATTCCACCTCCCGGCTGGAAAGGGCGGATTGAGCTTGAGTCGGCAGGTGTGATGCAATGA
- a CDS encoding phenylacetate--CoA ligase family protein, protein MKHASLSIPFYRERVKPGSVALSDFPVVRKSDLRRHFEDFMSQQVRDEYTGKRKKKAYSWLEMKTGGSTGEPTTVIHGRRFREFGRAARVYCNHMSGFPVGTPYLMLWGSMNDINQMQASVQTRIFNRFMNFELLNAFRLDEASMVRHIERINSSNANHMMAYVDAAYQLAQFAQRNGIDVRPLKSVMGCAGTITTEMRNVIQEVFRCKLHNKYGSRDCGDMACECAAGGFHIFSNYVLLEIVDEQGNPLPAGVSGRILVTTLVNNDFPLIRYEIGDIGALSDEFCPCGSPFTLLQAVEGRTYEMIMDTRGSTVTPVYFRHLIGVVHNPNLFRRFQFVQHGSSSYSLKLERVSSEDSDLLNVTLGKIVEDLKHVLGNDADIHIVVSGHIGETGSGKFLYTRNEFLKRHDAEHQAAGDVR, encoded by the coding sequence TTGAAACATGCGTCTTTGAGCATTCCGTTCTATCGAGAACGAGTGAAGCCCGGCTCTGTCGCATTGTCGGATTTCCCGGTCGTGCGGAAGTCCGACCTTCGGAGACATTTTGAGGATTTCATGTCGCAACAGGTTCGGGATGAATACACGGGGAAGAGGAAAAAGAAAGCGTATTCCTGGCTTGAAATGAAAACGGGTGGATCAACCGGCGAACCGACGACTGTGATACATGGCAGAAGATTTCGCGAGTTCGGCAGGGCGGCCAGGGTGTACTGCAACCATATGAGCGGATTTCCGGTTGGAACTCCATACCTCATGCTGTGGGGCTCGATGAACGACATCAACCAGATGCAAGCGTCAGTGCAAACACGTATCTTCAACCGCTTCATGAACTTTGAATTACTGAATGCCTTCCGGTTGGATGAAGCGAGCATGGTCCGCCATATCGAGAGAATCAACTCGTCGAATGCAAACCATATGATGGCGTACGTGGATGCGGCATATCAACTCGCGCAGTTTGCCCAACGGAACGGTATCGACGTGAGGCCACTCAAGTCGGTGATGGGCTGTGCGGGAACAATCACAACTGAAATGCGAAACGTCATTCAGGAGGTGTTCCGCTGCAAGCTCCACAATAAGTACGGAAGCAGAGACTGCGGCGATATGGCCTGCGAGTGTGCCGCAGGAGGATTTCACATCTTCTCGAATTATGTTCTTCTGGAGATTGTAGATGAGCAGGGAAATCCGTTGCCGGCCGGCGTTAGTGGACGAATCCTCGTAACGACTCTTGTCAACAACGACTTCCCTTTGATACGGTATGAGATTGGAGACATCGGAGCTCTCTCCGATGAGTTCTGCCCGTGCGGGTCACCGTTCACGCTTCTGCAAGCCGTAGAAGGCAGGACCTACGAAATGATCATGGATACACGGGGGAGTACAGTGACGCCGGTGTATTTTCGCCACCTCATCGGGGTTGTTCATAACCCGAATCTCTTTCGCCGTTTCCAGTTTGTTCAACACGGTTCATCGTCATACAGCCTCAAGCTCGAGCGGGTGTCATCGGAGGATTCCGACCTTCTGAACGTGACACTTGGGAAGATCGTGGAAGACCTCAAACATGTATTGGGTAATGATGCCGACATTCACATTGTCGTGTCCGGGCATATCGGAGAGACCGGCAGCGGCAAGTTTCTCTACACTCGCAACGAGTTTCTCAAGAGGCACGATGCGGAACATCAGGCGGCGGGAGACGTACGATGA
- a CDS encoding glycosyltransferase: MTSRITVAYIHYPSDLYGAGRSLIRLLEHIDRTRFRPLVVLKRDGPLRARLEESGVRVSILKSLSVIERSRARLPGLATLPMTFLASVVQLFIFLKRENVYLVHTNTGIIPSSAFAAKIAGVPHVWHIRDWFGEFSRLWQVYSRYILWSSACVLCVSQSVARQFPASSKVRVMHNGFSLDEFRIDRELARRDTRARYNINETFVVGTVGRIKFVRKGQEVLVRAISVLKEKGAKVKCLIVGSVFPGNEVHLTMLQELINSLGLQEEVVLAGELSDPRPAFAAMDVFVLPSAQPEPFGGVVVEAMAMGLPVVGTSIGGTVDQVVEGVTGFLIPPADHQALAEKLYILYKDRSLGRQFGEAGRKRMRSEFDLHRTVKAIEDIYTKIGRPGT; encoded by the coding sequence ATGACGAGCAGGATAACCGTTGCATACATACATTATCCCTCAGACCTGTATGGAGCAGGAAGGTCGCTGATCCGGCTTCTCGAACACATTGATCGCACACGTTTCCGACCGTTGGTGGTGCTTAAACGCGACGGACCGCTGCGGGCAAGGCTTGAAGAATCTGGCGTTCGCGTTTCAATTCTGAAATCCCTCTCGGTCATCGAGCGCAGCAGAGCCAGGTTGCCCGGTCTCGCAACTCTTCCGATGACTTTTCTCGCCTCTGTTGTTCAACTGTTCATATTTTTGAAACGGGAAAACGTCTATCTCGTTCATACGAATACGGGGATTATCCCGTCATCGGCATTTGCGGCAAAAATTGCAGGCGTACCGCATGTATGGCATATTCGCGATTGGTTCGGTGAGTTTTCACGATTGTGGCAAGTGTATTCGAGATACATTCTGTGGTCGTCAGCGTGTGTGCTCTGTGTTTCACAATCAGTAGCCCGCCAGTTTCCCGCTTCATCGAAAGTGCGTGTTATGCACAATGGTTTTTCGCTGGATGAGTTCCGAATAGATCGCGAGCTTGCGAGACGCGACACTCGAGCGAGATACAATATCAACGAGACGTTTGTTGTTGGTACTGTCGGGAGGATCAAGTTTGTCCGGAAAGGACAAGAAGTGCTGGTTCGGGCAATCTCAGTGCTGAAAGAAAAGGGGGCGAAAGTGAAATGTCTGATCGTAGGTTCTGTCTTTCCGGGAAACGAGGTCCATCTCACGATGCTCCAGGAGTTGATCAACAGTCTGGGATTGCAGGAAGAAGTCGTGCTTGCGGGAGAACTATCAGATCCGAGGCCGGCCTTCGCCGCCATGGATGTGTTCGTGCTTCCTTCCGCACAACCTGAGCCGTTTGGCGGTGTAGTCGTGGAAGCAATGGCAATGGGGCTGCCTGTTGTGGGAACGAGTATCGGAGGAACTGTTGATCAAGTTGTGGAAGGCGTTACCGGATTCCTTATTCCGCCTGCTGATCATCAAGCGCTGGCCGAGAAACTCTACATACTCTACAAAGATCGATCTCTTGGTCGGCAGTTTGGTGAAGCAGGGCGGAAGCGGATGAGATCAGAGTTTGATCTTCACCGAACTGTAAAGGCCATAGAAGACATCTACACAAAGATAGGTCGGCCAGGCACATGA
- a CDS encoding glycosyltransferase: MRIAIVGTRGYPYVYSGYETFVAELAPRLVQNGHCVTVYCHRGLFRERPPAVNGVNLCYIPAIEHKVLSQFTHSLLSTLHVVFHRFDAILYVNSANGPFGLLTKLVRKKTAINVDGLEWLRPKWKGLGAKYFRIASYLATKWFDVIISDSDEMAEIYRKEFAAPSVTIAYGANIAHSSHFELIQQFGLTKQEYYLIVGRLIPDNNADLVVRAFEKSATKKSLVILGDVPYKDSYAESIRKTKDTRVVFPGYIKDGNVLRELYCNSFVYIHGHEFGGTNPALLKALAYGCCVLALDTPFNREVLANEKHGIFFAKNEQSLRDGLSLVESNVSLVEKKRLHARERILEKYTWELITSQYENLFERMVQRE, from the coding sequence ATGAGAATCGCTATTGTCGGAACAAGGGGATATCCGTATGTCTACAGTGGCTACGAGACGTTCGTAGCCGAACTTGCCCCACGCCTTGTGCAGAACGGCCACTGTGTTACGGTGTATTGCCATAGAGGCCTTTTTAGAGAGAGGCCCCCCGCTGTAAACGGTGTGAATCTGTGTTATATCCCTGCCATTGAACACAAGGTGTTGAGTCAGTTTACCCACAGTCTACTGTCGACGTTGCATGTTGTGTTCCATAGATTCGATGCCATCCTCTATGTGAACTCTGCAAACGGCCCATTCGGGTTGTTAACAAAACTCGTCCGCAAGAAGACTGCGATCAACGTGGATGGGCTTGAATGGCTTCGCCCGAAGTGGAAGGGGCTCGGAGCAAAGTACTTTCGAATCGCTTCATACCTCGCCACGAAGTGGTTTGATGTTATAATTTCTGATTCCGATGAAATGGCGGAGATCTACAGAAAGGAGTTTGCCGCACCTTCCGTAACCATTGCCTACGGGGCAAATATTGCGCACAGTTCTCATTTCGAGTTGATTCAGCAGTTTGGTTTGACAAAGCAAGAATATTATCTAATTGTCGGCAGATTGATCCCTGATAACAATGCCGATCTGGTCGTTCGCGCGTTCGAGAAGAGTGCGACAAAGAAATCGCTGGTGATACTCGGAGATGTACCGTACAAGGATTCGTATGCAGAATCCATTAGGAAGACGAAGGATACGCGGGTTGTTTTCCCTGGGTATATCAAAGATGGGAACGTTCTTCGCGAGCTATACTGTAATAGTTTTGTCTATATTCACGGACATGAGTTTGGCGGAACCAATCCTGCACTTCTCAAGGCACTTGCTTACGGGTGCTGCGTATTGGCACTCGACACCCCATTCAACAGGGAAGTCCTGGCTAATGAAAAGCATGGCATCTTCTTTGCGAAGAACGAACAGAGTCTTCGTGATGGCCTTTCATTGGTAGAATCGAACGTGTCTCTTGTAGAGAAAAAACGCTTGCATGCTCGTGAACGCATTTTGGAAAAGTATACATGGGAATTGATTACCAGCCAATATGAGAACCTGTTTGAAAGGATGGTACAACGAGAGTAG
- a CDS encoding GDP-L-fucose synthase codes for MHPSARIFVAGHRGLVGSAIVRNLNSRGFTNIVGRTRAELDLLDQQAVREFFVSEQPEYVFLAAAKVGGIYANNTYPAEFIYENLVPQANVIHASYENGVKKLLFLGSSCIYPRMAPQPMREEFLLDGKLEPTNEPYAVAKIAGIKMCQAYNRQYGTKYISVMPTNLYGPNDNFDLENAHVLPALIRKFVEAKERNAPFVEIWGSGSPRREFLHVDDCAEACVHLMLTYDESDIVNIGVGSDVSIKELALLVRSTVGYEGELRFDPSKPDGTPRKLLDVSRLEKLGWKAKIPLEAGLRLAVEWYLTNR; via the coding sequence ATGCACCCATCAGCCAGGATTTTTGTTGCCGGCCATCGCGGTCTTGTCGGCTCGGCCATTGTCAGAAACCTCAATAGTCGTGGTTTCACAAATATCGTCGGACGCACGCGGGCAGAATTGGATTTACTCGATCAGCAGGCGGTTCGTGAGTTCTTTGTGAGCGAGCAGCCGGAGTATGTGTTTCTGGCGGCGGCAAAAGTCGGCGGCATTTACGCGAACAACACATATCCGGCAGAGTTCATCTATGAGAACCTTGTCCCGCAGGCGAATGTGATTCACGCAAGCTACGAGAACGGCGTGAAGAAGCTGTTGTTTCTCGGCAGTTCGTGCATTTATCCTCGCATGGCGCCGCAGCCGATGCGTGAGGAATTTTTGCTTGACGGCAAGCTCGAACCGACCAATGAGCCGTATGCAGTAGCGAAAATCGCAGGCATCAAGATGTGCCAGGCCTATAACCGGCAGTACGGCACGAAATACATATCCGTTATGCCGACGAATCTGTACGGCCCCAATGATAACTTCGACCTGGAAAATGCCCATGTGCTTCCGGCGTTGATCAGAAAATTTGTCGAAGCAAAGGAAAGGAATGCTCCGTTTGTGGAAATCTGGGGGAGCGGGTCTCCGCGAAGGGAGTTCCTGCATGTGGACGATTGCGCCGAAGCGTGCGTTCACCTGATGCTGACGTACGACGAGTCGGACATTGTCAACATCGGCGTCGGGTCCGACGTTTCGATCAAGGAGCTTGCATTGTTGGTAAGGTCAACTGTCGGATATGAAGGGGAGTTACGATTTGACCCTTCGAAACCTGACGGCACGCCGCGTAAACTGCTTGATGTTTCGAGGCTCGAGAAGTTAGGCTGGAAAGCAAAGATCCCGCTCGAAGCCGGCCTCCGGTTGGCAGTGGAGTGGTATCTAACGAACCGTTAA